In the Candidatus Saganbacteria bacterium genome, CATTGCCGGTTTTGGTACTTTTGGGAGTGATCCTCATAATACTTTCAGGAATGGAGTTCTTTCTGGATAAATGAACCTATTCTGGCTGGCTTATAAGAACTTTAAACGCAACAAATTCTGGACCGTGATCACAATTGTGATCGCGGCTGTTGCTATCGCTTCGATCTTTGCTTCTTTTACAATAGTTAACTGCATAAACTACAGCCTCGAGACGGGAAGGGAAAGGCTGGGAGCGGACCTCGTAGTATTTCCTTCCGGTGAAGAAAATGCGATGATCAGTGCTTTTCAGACAGGAACTCCGGCGCTTTTTTATATGAAAAAAGACCTTACTGAAAAGATCAAAAAGATCGATGGAGTGGATAAAGTCACTCCTGAACTTTTCCTGATGACGCTGTCAAAAAGCTGCTGCAGTCTCGGTATCCCCTTCAGGCTTATAGGATTTGATGCCTCGACAGATTTCGTGATAACCCCTTGGCTTCAAAAGAACAGGATAAACTCGCTTAAAGCAGATGAGGTGATAATCGGCGCTGATATCCCGTCAATGAAAGGTGAAAAAATTAAGATACTCGGAAGCGAGTTCAGAGTTGCCGGCGTCCTTGAAAGGACCGGCATCGGAGCGGATAAGTCCATCTATTTACCGCTTGATTCAGCCAGGCAGCTCGCAATGCACAGCCTTATGATAAAGTACAGGCCTGATGAAATTTCCTCCGTCCTTGTAAAGGTCAGCAGCGGGACCGATATAAGCGTGTGTGCAGAAAATATCAAGAAAGCGATCCCTCAGGTCGCCGTGATGGGAAGCTCGCAGTTCAACAGGGGCATAAAGGTCATATTTGACAGGATGGTAATAATGGCCGTCCTGATATTCATAGTGGTGATGGTACTCAGCTCGGTCAGCATAACAGGCGTCTTCTACGCGATGTCAAAAGCCAGGGGGCCGGAGATCGGCATACTGAGAAGCCTCGGCGCAACAAGAAGAGACATATTTTCCCTTGTCCTTATCGAATCAGTGTTTTCCACCGTCATCGGCGGTATCATCGGAGTCTTAGTATCTGCATTCTTGATCTATGACTTTAATCTCTTCCTCTCAAAACACCTGCCTTTTCCTTTTATACTGTCTTTTGGAGGGGTTGTTGAGATGGGTGCCGTTTGTATCCTGATATCGGCCGTGCTCGGGCTTTTAGGCGCGCTTTATCCCGCGGCTAAAAGCTCAAAAATAGATCCTTTTGACGCGATCAGGCAGGGCAGTTAAGATGATAGAACTTAAAAAAGCGACAAAATTATATAATGACGCAGGCAGCCTTATTTTTGCTGTGAACGAGATAGATCTTTCGATAAAAAAAGGCGACCTGATCTCGATAGCCGGTCCCTCGGGCTCAGGCAAGACCACTCTTTTGTCCCTGATCGGCTGTCTCACGAAACCTTCTTCAGGACATATTATGATAGACGGAAGCGATGTCGCAAGCCTTGACGATGAAGCTCTTTCCGCTTTAAGGTCGGAAAAGATCGGTTTCGTCTTCCAGCAGGCTCACGTTATACCCACGATGACAGTACTTGAAAATGTCCTTCTTCCTCTTGTTTTCTCAAGAGAAAAAGATATTGAAAAAAAGAAAGAAAGGGCAGTAAAACTTCTGAGAGACGTCGGACTCGACAGCCGCATAAACAGCCTCCCTAAAAACATGAGCGGAGGCCAGGTTAAACGCATTTCCATCGCAAGGGCTTTGATAAATTGCCCGGAGATACTTCTCGCTGACGAGCCGACAGGAGACCTTGACCAGGCAAGCAGCAGGGAGATAATGGAAATACTTAAAAGAATGAACAGGGATGAAAACCTGACAGTGCTTCTGGTAACGCATAACCAGGAACTGGCGCAGGAAGCCCATATTAAGCTGAAGATGCGGGACGGAA is a window encoding:
- a CDS encoding ABC transporter ATP-binding protein, which produces MIELKKATKLYNDAGSLIFAVNEIDLSIKKGDLISIAGPSGSGKTTLLSLIGCLTKPSSGHIMIDGSDVASLDDEALSALRSEKIGFVFQQAHVIPTMTVLENVLLPLVFSREKDIEKKKERAVKLLRDVGLDSRINSLPKNMSGGQVKRISIARALINCPEILLADEPTGDLDQASSREIMEILKRMNRDENLTVLLVTHNQELAQEAHIKLKMRDGKLV
- a CDS encoding ABC transporter permease; the protein is MNLFWLAYKNFKRNKFWTVITIVIAAVAIASIFASFTIVNCINYSLETGRERLGADLVVFPSGEENAMISAFQTGTPALFYMKKDLTEKIKKIDGVDKVTPELFLMTLSKSCCSLGIPFRLIGFDASTDFVITPWLQKNRINSLKADEVIIGADIPSMKGEKIKILGSEFRVAGVLERTGIGADKSIYLPLDSARQLAMHSLMIKYRPDEISSVLVKVSSGTDISVCAENIKKAIPQVAVMGSSQFNRGIKVIFDRMVIMAVLIFIVVMVLSSVSITGVFYAMSKARGPEIGILRSLGATRRDIFSLVLIESVFSTVIGGIIGVLVSAFLIYDFNLFLSKHLPFPFILSFGGVVEMGAVCILISAVLGLLGALYPAAKSSKIDPFDAIRQGS